A stretch of the Filimonas lacunae genome encodes the following:
- a CDS encoding MutS-related protein — protein sequence MQADKTTLSDLSIFHAEEEQSVFHHIDFARTIGGRDMLRHLLGSPLSNLAEIRGTQQVLQLIISVHAQWPEQISNGTVMVVGRFYETAVSDIPSNPNAFSALMYKLMNGADYSAIRYSVTHCIDFVQGLQSTARLLYQPDAPPILEQHITRIARLLEHPVIRAMLQEIPKQPLAPHKVLEYGRFLRLHYKQQLYELLDIYYLMDAWYGMATACKTHQLQFPEFVEQEQPLLKASELYHPLLQTPVAYSVGLTPEKNFLFLTGANMGGKSTFIKAVGVAVYLAHAGMGVPAQSMQLTMFHGLLSNIQMADNIIKGESYFYNEVQRIRKTIEKINDGKKWLILIDELFKGTNVQDAMKCSTAVIEGLRKMKNALFILSTHLYEIGESLQQYPNIQFRYFETSIHNEQLVFSYQLKEGVSNDRLGYLILKKEGIVEMLERL from the coding sequence ATGCAGGCAGACAAAACAACCCTTTCCGACCTTTCTATCTTTCATGCGGAGGAAGAGCAGTCCGTTTTTCATCATATCGATTTTGCCCGCACCATTGGTGGGCGGGACATGTTGCGGCATTTGTTAGGCAGCCCACTGTCGAACCTGGCAGAAATAAGGGGCACCCAACAAGTGCTGCAATTAATTATTAGTGTGCATGCCCAATGGCCGGAACAAATATCCAACGGTACCGTAATGGTGGTTGGCCGTTTTTATGAAACAGCTGTTTCCGACATTCCTTCCAACCCCAATGCCTTTTCGGCACTGATGTATAAATTAATGAACGGGGCCGATTACTCAGCCATCCGTTATTCCGTAACACACTGTATTGATTTTGTTCAAGGGTTACAAAGCACCGCCAGGCTGTTATATCAGCCTGATGCCCCGCCCATATTAGAACAGCATATCACCCGCATTGCCCGTTTACTGGAGCATCCCGTAATACGCGCTATGCTGCAGGAAATTCCTAAACAGCCATTAGCCCCGCATAAGGTGCTGGAATATGGCCGTTTTTTACGACTGCACTATAAGCAACAGTTATACGAGCTGCTGGACATATATTACCTGATGGATGCCTGGTATGGTATGGCCACCGCCTGCAAAACACACCAGTTGCAGTTTCCCGAATTTGTAGAGCAGGAGCAGCCTTTATTAAAAGCCAGTGAACTCTACCATCCTTTGCTACAAACACCGGTGGCTTATTCTGTAGGACTCACCCCCGAAAAAAACTTCCTGTTTTTAACAGGGGCTAATATGGGAGGTAAAAGCACCTTTATTAAAGCGGTAGGTGTAGCGGTGTATCTGGCCCATGCGGGCATGGGCGTGCCTGCGCAAAGCATGCAGCTGACTATGTTTCATGGCTTGCTGAGCAATATTCAAATGGCCGACAACATCATTAAAGGCGAAAGCTATTTTTATAACGAGGTACAACGTATTCGCAAAACCATTGAAAAAATTAACGATGGTAAAAAATGGCTGATACTGATTGATGAACTTTTCAAAGGCACCAACGTACAGGACGCCATGAAGTGCAGCACTGCCGTTATTGAAGGCCTTCGTAAAATGAAGAATGCCTTGTTCATCCTGTCTACCCACCTGTACGAAATTGGCGAAAGCTTACAGCAATATCCCAACATCCAGTTCCGGTATTTTGAAACCAGCATACACAACGAACAGCTGGTGTTTAGTTATCAGTTAAAAGAAGGTGTGAGCAACGACCGGCTGGGCTACCTGATACTGAAAAAGGAAGGTATAGTGGAAATGCTGGAACGGTTATAA